The DNA region GCGGATCGGCGAGCGCCGAGAGCACCGGGCCCAGCGCGATCTCCTCGACGCTCGGGTGGCCTTCGTCGTCCGGCACGGGGAGCACCTCCCTTCAGGTACGGATTGCATCGTACCTACAGGTTCGATAGCGTCCGGAAGGTACGAGATTTCCTGTACCTGCTTTCCTGTACCTGTCGAGGGGGAGACCCGCATGTCCCAGCCGTTCACGCTCGTCGGCACCGCCCGCCCCAAGCCCGAGCGCGCCGAGGAGCTGAAGCAGCTCCTGCTCTCGTTCGTCGAGCCCACCCGCCAGGAGCCCGGCTGCCTGGAGTACCACTTCCACGAGGACCGCGACGAGCCGGGCGTCTTCGTCTTCTACGAGGCCTGGCGCTCGCAGGCCGACCTCGACGCCCACCTCGCGCTCCCCCACCTGCGGGCCTTCTGGGAGCAGCGGATGGACTACCTGGAGACCGACCTCGACATCCGCTTCCTCACCATGCACAGCCCCTACGAGGGGAGCAGCCGGACGGGAGCGTCCGCCACGGCACCCCGGTGACCGCCACCGACCGCACCCGCTCCGCCACCACCCGCCCCGTCCGCCGTCACGACCGCGTCCACCTGCCCGGGCACGCGCCGGGCAGGTGGACGGCTCCGAACGGGCACACCGAACGGACCGGGGCCCGAACGGACACCCCGGTCGAACAGTCGCGGGCGGCCTACCAGGCGTAGTCCTCCGGGGCCGGCTTGTGGCCGGGGAAGAGCTCGTCGAGGCGGGCGAGGAGGTCGTCGTCGAGCTTGACGTCGAGGGAGTGGACGGCGGCGTCGAGGTGGGCCGGGGTGCGCGGGCCGACGATGGGGGCGGTGACGGCGGGGCGGCTCAGGAGCCAGGCGAGGGCGAGGTCCGCGGGGTGCTCGCCGACCTCGTCGGCGAGGTCCTCGTAGGCCTGGATGCGCTCGCGGTTGGCGCCGAGGATCTCGCCGGCGTGCTGGAGGGCGCCGCGGACGAGGCCGCCCTCGCGCTCCTTGCGGATGGCGCCGCTGAGGACGCCGCTGCGGAGCGGGGACCAGGGGAGCAGGCCGAGGCCGTAGTGCTGGAGGGCGGGGATGACCTCCAGTTCGATGGTGCGGTCGAGCAGGTTGTAGAGGGACTGCTCGCTGACGAGGCCGAGGAAGTGCCGGGCGCGGGCGGCCTCCTGGGCCTGGGCGATGTGCCAGCCGCCGAAGTTGCTGGAACCGACGTAGATGATCTTGCCCTGGGCGACCAGGACCTCCATCGCCTGCCAGATCTCCTCCCACGGGGTGTCCCGGTCGATGTGGTGCATCTGGAACAGGTCGATGTGGTCGGTGTTCAGGCGCCGCAGGCTGGCCTCGACGGCGCGGCGGACGGCGAGGGCGGAGAGCCGGCCCTCGTTCGGCCAGTCGCCCATCGGGGCGTAGGCCTTGGTGGCGAGCACGGTCCGCTCGCGGCGTCCGCCGCCCTGGGCGAACCAGCGACCGATGATCTCCTCGGTGCGGCCCTTGTGGTTGCCTTCGGCGTCCCGCCCGTAACCGTTGGCGGTGTCGAAGAAGTTGATGCCCCGTTCGTGGGCGCTGTCCATGATCACATGGGCGTCGGTCTCCTCGGTGTGCGGACCGAAGTTCATGGTGCCCAGGCAGAGTCGGGATACGGTGAGGCCGGTGCGGCCGAGGTGGGTGTACTCCATGGGGCCCAACCCTCCGACGCACCGGCTGTGGTGTCCAGCACATTTCGCATCGTGGCATCCGGGTACCGCAGGTGCCACGGACGCCGCCGGTCACCGACCGCCGTGGGTGGCGAACCTCCTTACGGCCGGGGGCTCGCGAACCGCCGCCAGCGCCCCGCACCGGATCAGGATGGCAGGGATAGCCGGGGTGGCCTGCTGCATCGGCCGGACTGAACCGGCGCGGCGAATTCCCGCACCTGGCGGCCGCGTTCGCCACCGCCGGGCCGCCGACGAGCGACCCGGACGCGACCTTCGACCGGGCGCTGGACCGGGTGATCACGGCCGCGCTCGCCTCCCCGGCGGGCCGGTGACGGCCGCCCGCCCGGACCCGCCCGACCGTCAGACGCGGCTGCGGGCCGCCTCCTGGCGGCTGCCCGGGACGACCAGCCAGAGCAGCCAGGCGCCGGTGCCGAGGATCAGCATGTTGACGGCGATCTGCCACGGGAGGCTCCCGAAGCCGGTCTCCCAGTAGCCGAACCAGGCCTCCAGCAGCGAACCGGTCAGGAACCAGAGCCCCACGTCGGCGACGACGGCCACCGGCCAGACCGCCATCGGGTGCCAGCGCGGGCGCGGCACCGCGTGCACGAGGGCGAGCACGGCCGTGATGCCGAGGGCGGTCGGCACGAAGTCCTGGTCCACCCGGTCGAGGTAGTTCCAGGGCAGGGTCGACCCGGTGATCCAGATCAGCGCCATGCAGCCGATGAAGCGCACCAGCATCGCCGACGCGGGGTGCGGCGCCTGCCGCGCGGCGGTGGCGGCCGGGGCAGCGGCGGCGGCCGTGGGAACGGGCGTGCCGTGGCCGCCCGGGGCCTGCGGCGGGTACCCCTCGGCCGGTGCACCGTAACCCGGCGGCGAAGGCGGCGAGCCCGGCGGAGTGCCCGGCGGAGTGCCGTAGCCCGGAGCGGGCGCCCCGTGGCCCGGCTGAGGCGTGCCGTAACCGCCCTGCGGAACGTAGCCGCCGCCGTAACCGCCCGGGCGGCCCGGACCGCCCGGGGCTCCGTAACCGCCCTCGGAAGCCCCGAAGACCCCGGTCGGCGCCCCGACACCCCCGGCGCCCCCTGCTCCCCCGACACCGCCGCCGAACGGCTGGGCCGCCCCGGGAACCACCCCGGAAGGCACCCCGGGA from Kitasatospora sp. NBC_00458 includes:
- a CDS encoding putative quinol monooxygenase is translated as MSQPFTLVGTARPKPERAEELKQLLLSFVEPTRQEPGCLEYHFHEDRDEPGVFVFYEAWRSQADLDAHLALPHLRAFWEQRMDYLETDLDIRFLTMHSPYEGSSRTGASATAPR
- a CDS encoding aldo/keto reductase; translation: MEYTHLGRTGLTVSRLCLGTMNFGPHTEETDAHVIMDSAHERGINFFDTANGYGRDAEGNHKGRTEEIIGRWFAQGGGRRERTVLATKAYAPMGDWPNEGRLSALAVRRAVEASLRRLNTDHIDLFQMHHIDRDTPWEEIWQAMEVLVAQGKIIYVGSSNFGGWHIAQAQEAARARHFLGLVSEQSLYNLLDRTIELEVIPALQHYGLGLLPWSPLRSGVLSGAIRKEREGGLVRGALQHAGEILGANRERIQAYEDLADEVGEHPADLALAWLLSRPAVTAPIVGPRTPAHLDAAVHSLDVKLDDDLLARLDELFPGHKPAPEDYAW